In Chryseobacterium turcicum, a single window of DNA contains:
- a CDS encoding ABC transporter permease has translation MNKTIDIGQYIETAINWLTENAKPLFDVIKNIGNSSILGIEWALVNTPFYIIIILFTLLALWKAGKGTAIMTAAGLTVIFLMGFWKETMETLALIFVATLTALILSVPLGIWAAKNKFAAKIIRPLLDLMQTMPAFVYLIPAVLFFSIGKVPGAFATIIFAMPPAVRLTTLGIDSVPKDIVEAARAFGATNRQILFKVELPLATNTILAGINQTILLSLSMVVIAGMIAAGGLGEKVLEGINNLDIGLGFESGLSVVILAIILDRITQGFVKKKTAK, from the coding sequence ATGAATAAAACTATAGATATAGGTCAATATATAGAAACTGCTATCAATTGGCTCACAGAAAACGCAAAACCTTTATTTGATGTTATAAAAAATATTGGAAACTCCTCCATTTTGGGCATTGAATGGGCTTTAGTAAATACTCCTTTTTACATTATCATTATTCTTTTCACATTATTAGCCTTATGGAAAGCAGGAAAAGGAACCGCTATTATGACGGCAGCTGGGCTTACTGTAATATTTCTAATGGGATTCTGGAAAGAAACGATGGAAACATTAGCGCTTATTTTTGTGGCGACACTTACCGCACTTATTTTATCTGTGCCGTTGGGAATTTGGGCGGCAAAAAATAAATTTGCAGCAAAAATCATTCGTCCTTTATTAGATTTAATGCAGACAATGCCTGCATTTGTATACTTAATTCCTGCGGTATTATTTTTCAGCATCGGTAAAGTTCCGGGAGCTTTTGCAACAATTATTTTCGCAATGCCACCCGCAGTACGTTTAACGACATTAGGAATAGACTCTGTACCCAAAGATATTGTAGAAGCAGCCCGAGCTTTTGGAGCCACCAACCGTCAGATTTTATTTAAAGTAGAACTCCCTTTGGCAACAAATACAATTTTGGCAGGTATCAATCAAACCATTTTATTATCATTATCAATGGTTGTTATTGCAGGAATGATTGCTGCAGGTGGTTTGGGAGAAAAAGTATTGGAAGGAATTAATAATCTGGATATCGGTTTAGGATTTGAAAGTGGTTTATCCGTTGTGATTTTAGCTATTATTCTTGACAGGATTACCCAAGGATTTGTAAAGAAAAAAACAGCAAAATGA
- a CDS encoding glycine betaine ABC transporter substrate-binding protein — protein MKKINYLFVITFVIILGVFNSCKNIKSSKYINIGMVDGWAEDVAMTHVVKAILDEQGYHIIIQKASTDMILASMNNEDTDLFLGVWLPYTHKTKIAKFPDLVDLGTNYDNGKIGLVIPDYVPVKSIEDLPKYEKQFKNRIIGIEKGAGMTSATDRAIIDYELNYRQINSSTIAMITELQNAIKRKEWIVVAAWQPHWMFGKMKLKFLDDPKKTFGEAEKIKTYSRKSFGKDHPELTRFFSKIYFDNKTMTDLLTKMEGSKDKETTAKEWVKDHPELVNSWLDKN, from the coding sequence ATGAAAAAAATAAATTATCTATTTGTGATTACTTTTGTTATCATTTTAGGAGTATTTAATTCTTGTAAAAACATAAAAAGCTCCAAATATATCAACATTGGAATGGTCGACGGCTGGGCAGAAGATGTCGCAATGACCCATGTTGTAAAAGCTATTTTGGATGAGCAGGGATACCACATCATCATTCAGAAAGCTTCCACGGATATGATTTTGGCTTCAATGAATAATGAAGACACAGATTTATTCCTTGGAGTCTGGCTACCTTACACTCATAAAACGAAAATTGCAAAATTCCCTGACTTGGTTGACCTTGGAACAAACTATGACAACGGAAAGATTGGGTTGGTAATTCCCGATTATGTTCCTGTAAAATCTATTGAAGACCTTCCAAAATACGAAAAGCAATTTAAAAACAGAATTATTGGTATAGAAAAGGGAGCCGGAATGACCTCTGCAACAGACCGAGCAATTATAGATTATGAATTAAATTACAGACAGATTAATTCTTCAACAATCGCAATGATTACAGAACTTCAGAATGCTATAAAACGTAAAGAATGGATTGTTGTAGCAGCATGGCAACCTCACTGGATGTTTGGTAAAATGAAACTTAAATTTTTGGATGATCCTAAAAAAACATTTGGAGAAGCCGAAAAAATCAAAACCTACAGCAGAAAAAGCTTTGGAAAAGATCATCCTGAACTGACAAGATTCTTCTCTAAAATATATTTTGATAACAAAACAATGACCGACCTTTTGACTAAGATGGAAGGTAGTAAAGACAAAGAAACTACAGCTAAAGAATGGGTGAAAGACCATCCTGAACTCGTAAATTCCTGGCTGGATAAAAATTGA
- a CDS encoding quaternary amine ABC transporter ATP-binding protein, whose translation METINNNRQVKLKVENLTIIFGKNKEKALELLDKGFSKKEILEKTGCTVGINKASFEIYEGEFFVIMGLSGSGKSTLLRCLNRLNEPTAGKVFINNDNITDKNNKDLLEVRRTEMSMVFQKFGLLPHHTVLSNAAFGLEIRGESKTIREEKAQKALDIVGLNGFENQLPSQLSGGMQQRVGLARALANDPEVLLMDEAFSALDPLIKSEMQDQLLDLQETLQKTIVFITHDLDEAIKIGDRIVIMKDGVIEQIGTAEDILTNPASDYVKAFVEKVDRKTIITAKSLMFDKPTVVRFRKDGPEGALRKMRTTGLETLPVVDFQNKFLGFVTLSDIVQIAKKKELTVESVINSNVPSVYQEATVEEMLPLISENKSAIAVVDETNKFLGLVTQLSLIIEATKFNEEEIIELKEIANNQ comes from the coding sequence ATGGAAACAATTAACAATAATAGACAAGTAAAACTTAAAGTTGAAAATCTGACAATAATTTTCGGAAAAAATAAAGAAAAGGCGTTAGAACTTCTGGATAAAGGTTTTTCTAAAAAAGAAATTCTTGAAAAAACAGGCTGTACCGTAGGAATCAACAAAGCAAGTTTTGAAATCTACGAAGGTGAATTCTTTGTCATTATGGGACTTTCGGGAAGCGGAAAATCTACTTTACTACGTTGCCTGAACAGACTGAATGAACCGACAGCAGGAAAAGTTTTTATCAATAACGATAATATTACCGATAAAAACAATAAAGACCTTCTGGAAGTAAGAAGAACAGAAATGAGTATGGTATTTCAGAAATTTGGATTGCTACCTCATCATACTGTTTTGAGCAATGCCGCATTCGGACTTGAAATACGAGGAGAAAGCAAAACTATCCGTGAAGAGAAAGCACAAAAAGCATTAGATATTGTTGGATTAAATGGTTTTGAAAATCAATTACCTTCACAACTTTCGGGAGGTATGCAGCAAAGAGTCGGATTAGCCCGAGCTTTGGCAAACGACCCTGAAGTTTTGTTGATGGATGAAGCTTTCTCAGCACTCGATCCGCTGATAAAATCTGAAATGCAGGATCAGCTGCTCGATCTGCAAGAAACTCTACAGAAAACAATCGTCTTTATTACTCACGATTTGGATGAAGCCATTAAAATCGGAGACCGTATTGTCATTATGAAAGACGGCGTCATAGAGCAAATAGGAACTGCAGAAGATATTTTAACCAATCCGGCAAGCGATTATGTAAAAGCTTTTGTAGAAAAAGTTGACCGTAAAACGATTATTACCGCAAAATCTCTGATGTTTGATAAGCCAACTGTAGTTCGTTTCCGAAAAGATGGCCCCGAAGGTGCTCTTAGAAAAATGAGAACTACAGGTTTGGAAACTTTACCAGTCGTAGATTTTCAAAATAAATTTCTGGGTTTTGTAACGCTTAGTGATATTGTTCAAATTGCAAAGAAAAAAGAACTAACTGTTGAATCAGTGATTAACAGTAATGTTCCTTCGGTGTACCAGGAAGCCACCGTCGAAGAAATGCTTCCTTTGATTTCGGAAAACAAATCAGCGATTGCCGTGGTAGATGAAACTAATAAATTTTTAGGTTTGGTCACTCAGCTATCACTTATCATAGAAGCTACCAAGTTTAACGAAGAAGAGATTATTGAATTAAAAGAAATTGCAAACAACCAATAA
- a CDS encoding homogentisate 1,2-dioxygenase, which yields MRYHQSGNIPQKRHTIFKSPEDKFYYEQLFGTEGFHGISSLLYHVHRPTQIKSIGEPKDVTPKIAIDKNVTPRMFKGMNVTPEDDFMDSRKFLLVNNDLKMGLAKPRKSMDYFYKNAECDELLYVHNGSGILKTFVGNLEFSFGDYLIIPRGTIYQVELNSDDTVFFVVESHSPIYTPKRYRNEFGQLLEHSPFCERDIIAPTFVEPKDEKGEFLIKVKKENQITDFIYATHPFDVVGWDGYFYPYKFNIKNFEPITGRIHQPPPVHQTFEAHNFVVCSFCARMYDYHPMAIPAPYNHSNIDSDEVLFYTEGDFMSRNHIDLMDFTLHPGGIVHGPHPGAMERSIGKKFTEEYAVMVDPFKPLKITEEAMKVEDPSYKTSWLEE from the coding sequence ATGAGATACCATCAGTCGGGAAATATCCCTCAAAAAAGGCATACAATTTTCAAATCTCCAGAGGATAAATTCTATTACGAACAACTTTTTGGAACAGAAGGTTTTCATGGGATTTCTTCTTTGTTATATCATGTACATCGTCCTACCCAAATCAAATCGATTGGTGAGCCGAAAGATGTGACACCGAAAATTGCCATCGACAAAAACGTGACTCCAAGAATGTTTAAAGGAATGAACGTCACTCCTGAAGACGATTTTATGGATAGCCGAAAGTTTCTTTTGGTGAACAATGACCTGAAAATGGGATTGGCAAAACCAAGGAAATCAATGGATTATTTCTACAAAAATGCGGAATGTGATGAGCTTTTGTACGTTCATAACGGAAGCGGAATTTTGAAAACTTTTGTTGGGAATCTTGAATTTTCGTTTGGTGATTATCTGATTATTCCAAGAGGGACGATTTATCAGGTTGAATTAAATTCTGACGACACAGTATTTTTCGTTGTCGAAAGTCATTCACCGATTTACACCCCAAAAAGATACAGAAATGAGTTCGGACAGCTTTTGGAGCATTCTCCATTCTGCGAAAGAGACATTATTGCCCCTACTTTTGTTGAGCCAAAAGACGAAAAAGGAGAATTTTTAATTAAAGTAAAAAAAGAAAATCAGATTACCGATTTCATCTACGCAACGCATCCATTCGATGTTGTAGGTTGGGACGGATATTTTTATCCTTATAAATTTAATATCAAAAATTTTGAGCCGATTACAGGAAGAATCCACCAACCGCCACCAGTTCACCAGACTTTTGAGGCGCATAACTTTGTAGTTTGCTCTTTCTGTGCGAGAATGTATGATTATCATCCAATGGCAATTCCTGCGCCATACAATCACTCAAATATTGATTCTGATGAAGTATTATTCTACACAGAAGGTGATTTTATGAGCCGTAATCACATTGATTTAATGGATTTCACTTTACATCCCGGAGGAATCGTTCATGGTCCTCACCCTGGAGCTATGGAAAGAAGTATCGGTAAAAAATTCACCGAAGAATATGCCGTAATGGTAGACCCTTTTAAACCATTAAAAATCACCGAAGAAGCGATGAAAGTGGAAGACCCATCTTATAAAACTTCTTGGTTGGAAGAATAG
- a CDS encoding DUF1304 domain-containing protein, with protein sequence MEIVAKILIAVVAVEHLYILWMEMFAWETKGKEVFKAALPAEMFKPTKGLAANQGLYNGFLAAGLIWSFFIEDEKWQTNIALFFLGCVAVAGIYGAISATKKIFFVQALPAILAIVAVLLK encoded by the coding sequence ATGGAAATCGTTGCCAAAATCTTAATCGCAGTAGTCGCAGTAGAACACCTTTACATTCTCTGGATGGAGATGTTTGCCTGGGAAACCAAAGGAAAAGAAGTTTTCAAAGCTGCTTTACCTGCCGAAATGTTTAAGCCTACAAAAGGTTTAGCCGCTAATCAAGGATTATACAACGGTTTTCTCGCTGCCGGATTAATCTGGTCTTTCTTTATTGAAGATGAAAAATGGCAAACCAATATTGCTTTATTTTTCTTAGGATGTGTCGCTGTAGCCGGAATTTACGGCGCAATTTCAGCAACGAAGAAAATCTTTTTTGTTCAGGCTTTGCCGGCGATTTTGGCGATTGTTGCGGTGCTTTTGAAATAA
- a CDS encoding Crp/Fnr family transcriptional regulator has translation MENFKAHLDKFITISDEEFTSVFTFFQILDVKKKECLMLEGEVCKFKYFVLKGCLRKFFVNEKGVEQTTEFAIENWWISDTFAFEKQVKSDFNIQSVEHSTVLAIDFHSQELLLQKHPIMERYFRMVYQTAYAAAEKRIRYIYEMTKEEYYVHFSTLYPWFIQRIPQYLLASFLGFTPEYLSEIRAKLRS, from the coding sequence ATGGAAAACTTTAAAGCACATTTAGATAAATTTATTACTATCAGTGACGAAGAATTTACTTCTGTATTTACTTTTTTTCAGATTTTGGATGTGAAAAAAAAAGAATGTCTGATGCTTGAAGGAGAGGTTTGTAAATTTAAATATTTTGTTCTGAAAGGCTGCTTGAGAAAGTTTTTCGTGAATGAAAAAGGGGTGGAGCAAACCACCGAATTTGCCATCGAAAACTGGTGGATTTCTGATACTTTTGCGTTTGAAAAACAAGTGAAATCAGATTTTAATATTCAGTCTGTTGAGCATTCTACAGTTTTGGCTATTGATTTTCATTCTCAGGAATTGTTGTTGCAAAAACATCCAATCATGGAGCGTTATTTCAGAATGGTGTATCAAACCGCTTATGCTGCTGCCGAAAAAAGAATTCGATATATTTATGAGATGACGAAGGAAGAGTATTATGTGCATTTCAGTACTTTATATCCTTGGTTTATTCAACGAATTCCGCAATATTTACTGGCTTCTTTTTTAGGTTTTACTCCAGAATATTTAAGTGAAATCAGAGCGAAATTACGTTCTTAA
- a CDS encoding thiol:disulfide interchange protein produces the protein MKNVTIFLFLMLVPSFCLSQMKTGAFSDLENLEQEKAKPTIIHIYTDWCAICKIESFELNKNKHLVELINEKFNLINFEAEKTKEKINFQGKKFNYLPNGNSGIHELVLALSKNKKQPVYPLWIVLDENQNLVYYHEGRFKPENMKEKLLGILAL, from the coding sequence ATGAAAAACGTAACGATTTTTTTATTTTTAATGTTAGTGCCGAGTTTTTGTCTTTCACAGATGAAAACCGGTGCTTTTTCGGATTTAGAAAATCTGGAACAAGAGAAAGCAAAACCTACGATTATTCATATTTATACCGATTGGTGTGCAATCTGTAAAATAGAATCTTTTGAATTAAACAAAAACAAACATCTGGTAGAATTAATTAATGAGAAATTTAACCTAATCAATTTTGAAGCTGAAAAAACAAAAGAAAAAATCAATTTTCAGGGAAAAAAATTCAATTATTTACCCAACGGAAATTCAGGAATTCATGAATTGGTTTTAGCTTTATCTAAAAATAAAAAACAGCCTGTTTATCCGTTGTGGATTGTTTTAGATGAAAATCAGAATTTAGTTTATTATCATGAAGGACGATTTAAACCTGAAAATATGAAAGAGAAACTGTTGGGGATTTTGGCTTTATAA
- a CDS encoding succinate CoA transferase, whose amino-acid sequence MLERIRLESLREKVTTAEDAVKIIKDGMVVGSSGFTKAGDSKAILAALAERGKTENIQVTLMTGASLGHGIDGKLADANVLKKRMPFQADPILRSKINNGEILFIDQHLSESAELLHTKNLQNIDVAIIEAAYIERDGSIVPTTSVGNSVTFAALAKKVIIEINTEVPEEVYGIHDIYQAEDYPYRNVIPIVAPWNKIGRKSIPLDPNKVEAIVFTNKKDSPADITEPDHKTTAIAKHIIRFFENEVQLGRLTDRLLPLQAGIGKVANAVLTGFKDSNFYDLTMFSEVLQDSTFDLIDSGKLSFASASSITVSSECYERVLGNLSKYREKFVLRPQNISNTPGLIRRLGIIAINTAIEFDIYGNVNSTHIGGTKIMNGIGGSGDFARNAYLSIFVTQAASKENKISHVLPMVSHTDHTEHDVDILVTDIGLADLRGLAPRERAQKIIDNCVHPDYKEELQSYFDRACERGGHTPHLLEESFSWHLRFSETGSMKKQITEEVYN is encoded by the coding sequence ATGTTAGAAAGAATAAGATTAGAAAGTCTGCGCGAGAAAGTAACAACTGCGGAAGACGCTGTTAAGATTATTAAAGACGGTATGGTCGTAGGCTCCAGCGGATTTACAAAAGCTGGTGACAGCAAAGCCATTTTAGCAGCATTAGCAGAAAGAGGAAAAACCGAAAACATTCAGGTTACCTTAATGACCGGAGCTTCTTTAGGACACGGAATTGATGGAAAATTAGCAGATGCTAATGTTTTAAAAAAAAGAATGCCATTTCAGGCAGATCCCATTCTGAGGAGTAAAATCAATAATGGTGAAATCCTCTTTATCGATCAACATTTAAGTGAAAGCGCTGAGCTTCTTCACACAAAAAATTTACAGAATATTGATGTTGCAATAATTGAAGCGGCTTATATAGAAAGAGATGGAAGCATAGTTCCTACTACTTCTGTAGGAAATTCCGTAACATTTGCAGCATTGGCAAAAAAAGTAATTATTGAGATCAATACAGAAGTTCCTGAAGAAGTTTATGGAATTCACGATATTTATCAGGCAGAAGATTATCCTTACAGAAACGTTATTCCAATTGTAGCTCCATGGAACAAGATTGGAAGAAAAAGTATTCCTCTAGATCCTAACAAAGTTGAAGCGATTGTTTTTACTAATAAAAAAGACAGTCCAGCAGATATTACAGAACCCGATCATAAGACAACTGCTATTGCAAAACATATTATCAGATTTTTTGAAAATGAAGTTCAGCTAGGAAGACTTACCGACAGATTACTTCCGCTTCAGGCAGGCATCGGAAAAGTTGCTAATGCTGTTCTTACAGGTTTCAAAGACAGTAACTTTTATGATCTCACAATGTTCTCGGAAGTTCTTCAAGACAGTACATTTGATTTAATTGATTCTGGAAAATTGAGTTTTGCTTCAGCATCTTCAATTACCGTTTCTTCGGAATGTTATGAAAGAGTGTTAGGGAATCTTTCAAAATATAGAGAAAAATTTGTTTTAAGACCTCAAAACATTTCCAATACCCCCGGATTGATCAGAAGATTAGGTATTATCGCCATCAATACCGCGATTGAGTTTGATATTTACGGAAATGTAAATTCTACACATATTGGAGGAACAAAAATCATGAACGGAATCGGAGGTTCGGGAGATTTTGCAAGAAATGCATATTTAAGCATTTTCGTAACACAGGCGGCTTCCAAAGAAAATAAAATTTCGCACGTTCTTCCAATGGTTTCTCATACCGATCATACAGAGCATGATGTTGATATTTTGGTAACCGATATTGGTTTAGCAGATCTACGAGGGCTAGCTCCAAGAGAAAGAGCCCAGAAAATAATTGACAACTGTGTTCATCCTGATTATAAAGAAGAATTACAGTCTTATTTCGATAGAGCATGCGAACGAGGTGGCCATACCCCTCACCTTTTGGAAGAATCTTTCAGTTGGCATTTAAGATTCTCAGAAACAGGAAGCATGAAGAAACAAATCACAGAAGAGGTTTATAATTAA
- a CDS encoding carboxymuconolactone decarboxylase family protein, which translates to MSARFNMATTHAAAYKAGIGMETALQNSFLSPIQKELIKIRASQINGCAFCLDMHTKDALKYGETPQRIFLLNAWRDAKEFFTEEEQVILMMAEEITLISQKGLSEETYQKAKELFNETQIADIIMAAISINMWNRIAISTHLPVAK; encoded by the coding sequence ATGAGTGCAAGATTTAATATGGCAACGACGCACGCTGCCGCTTACAAAGCAGGAATAGGAATGGAAACTGCTCTTCAAAACAGTTTTTTAAGCCCGATTCAGAAAGAATTAATAAAAATCAGAGCTTCGCAGATTAACGGATGTGCTTTTTGCCTTGATATGCATACAAAAGATGCCTTAAAGTATGGTGAAACGCCACAGAGAATTTTCCTTCTCAATGCATGGAGAGATGCAAAAGAGTTTTTCACGGAAGAAGAACAGGTGATTTTGATGATGGCAGAAGAAATTACATTAATCAGTCAAAAAGGACTTTCTGAAGAAACGTATCAAAAAGCAAAAGAACTGTTTAATGAAACTCAGATTGCAGATATTATTATGGCTGCTATTTCGATTAACATGTGGAATCGAATTGCAATCTCTACCCATTTGCCAGTTGCAAAGTAA
- a CDS encoding TonB-dependent receptor plug domain-containing protein: protein MKRILFSVVFLSSFCSAQETDSLDINNTQKADVDTISKRKEIKTKDIDDVVITGTIKPISRSKSPVAVEIYSQKFFQKNPTPNVFEAIAMVNGVKPQLNCSVCNTGDIHINGLEGPYTMILIDGMPIVSSLSTVYGLSGIPNSLIDRIEVVKGPASSLYGSEAMGGVINIITKNALTAPKLSVDVMTTSWAENNVDFSTKFNVSEKAASLLSLNYFNSTKRFDENNDNFTDAALQNRISIFNKWNFQRRENRQASFALRYLYEDRFGGEMQWNKSYRGSDQVYGESIYTNRVEAFGVYQWPIKESIVTQFSYNFHDQNSFYGTNPFEATQKVAFAQTYWDKKLGNHDVIVGVTFKRTFYDDNTPGTLSSDGLMNEPMKSPILGAFIQDQWEINEKNTLLLGYRFDYDKIHHAVHSPRFAWKFSPNPYHTLRFNFGTGFRVVNLFTEDHAALTGSRDVVIQSDLKPEKSINGNINYIWKIPVGDKLINLDASAFYTYFSNKIVGDFDTDPEKIIYDNLHGYGISRGASMNLDYQFNFPLSVNLGVTYLDVYQKFDGETGKSQQLHAPKWSGTYNLTYKFPSNLTIDFTGQFYGPMRLPVLQNDYRPEYSPAFNLANIQVSKSFKSGIEVYCGIKNLFNFTPKDPLMRPFDPFDKNVNDPISNPNRYTFDTTYGYSPMQKIRGFLGVKYTLK from the coding sequence ATGAAGCGAATATTATTTTCTGTAGTTTTTTTGTCATCATTTTGTTCCGCTCAGGAAACAGATAGTTTAGATATTAATAACACTCAAAAAGCCGATGTTGATACAATTTCTAAGAGAAAAGAAATTAAAACGAAAGATATTGACGATGTTGTCATTACCGGGACTATAAAACCAATCAGCAGGTCGAAAAGCCCTGTTGCGGTGGAAATTTACAGTCAGAAATTTTTTCAGAAAAACCCTACTCCCAATGTGTTTGAAGCAATTGCGATGGTAAATGGTGTAAAACCTCAGCTGAACTGCTCGGTTTGTAATACGGGAGATATTCACATCAACGGATTGGAAGGACCTTACACAATGATTTTGATTGACGGTATGCCTATTGTAAGCTCACTTTCTACAGTATATGGCTTGAGCGGAATTCCAAATAGTTTAATTGACAGAATAGAGGTGGTAAAAGGTCCGGCTTCATCACTTTATGGTTCTGAAGCGATGGGCGGAGTAATTAATATTATTACAAAAAATGCCTTGACGGCTCCAAAATTGAGCGTTGATGTAATGACGACGAGTTGGGCTGAAAATAATGTTGATTTTTCTACTAAATTTAATGTATCTGAAAAAGCCGCTTCCTTATTAAGCCTGAATTATTTTAATTCTACCAAAAGATTCGACGAAAATAATGACAATTTCACCGATGCAGCGCTACAAAACAGAATTTCAATTTTTAATAAATGGAATTTTCAACGAAGAGAAAACCGACAGGCGAGTTTTGCATTGAGGTATTTATATGAAGACCGTTTTGGTGGAGAAATGCAGTGGAATAAATCGTATCGTGGAAGCGACCAAGTGTATGGTGAAAGCATTTATACCAATAGAGTAGAAGCTTTTGGGGTTTATCAATGGCCGATAAAAGAGAGTATTGTGACGCAGTTTTCTTACAATTTTCATGACCAAAATTCATTTTACGGAACCAATCCTTTTGAAGCGACTCAAAAAGTAGCTTTTGCACAAACCTACTGGGATAAAAAACTGGGAAACCATGATGTGATTGTAGGAGTAACTTTCAAAAGAACTTTTTATGATGACAATACTCCTGGAACTCTCTCAAGCGATGGACTGATGAATGAGCCGATGAAATCACCAATTTTAGGTGCGTTTATTCAAGACCAATGGGAAATCAACGAAAAAAATACCTTGTTGCTCGGTTACCGATTTGATTATGATAAAATTCATCATGCTGTGCATTCACCGCGTTTTGCATGGAAGTTTTCTCCCAATCCTTATCATACGTTACGGTTTAATTTCGGAACAGGATTCAGGGTTGTGAATTTATTTACGGAAGATCATGCAGCTTTGACGGGTTCGAGAGATGTTGTGATTCAGTCTGATTTAAAACCAGAAAAATCGATTAATGGAAATATAAATTATATATGGAAAATTCCTGTTGGCGACAAGCTGATTAATTTGGATGCTTCTGCATTTTATACTTATTTCAGTAATAAAATTGTGGGCGATTTTGATACCGACCCTGAAAAAATTATTTATGACAACCTTCATGGTTATGGGATTTCAAGAGGTGCATCTATGAATTTAGACTATCAATTTAATTTTCCTTTGAGTGTAAATCTTGGAGTGACCTATTTGGATGTGTATCAGAAATTTGATGGCGAAACTGGAAAATCTCAACAGCTTCACGCTCCAAAATGGAGCGGAACGTATAATCTGACCTATAAATTTCCCAGTAATTTAACGATTGATTTTACAGGACAGTTTTACGGACCGATGCGATTGCCGGTTTTACAGAATGATTACCGACCAGAATATTCTCCGGCTTTTAATCTTGCCAATATTCAGGTTTCGAAAAGCTTCAAATCGGGAATTGAGGTGTATTGTGGAATCAAAAACCTGTTCAATTTTACACCAAAAGACCCATTGATGCGACCGTTTGACCCGTTTGATAAAAATGTTAACGACCCCATCAGCAATCCGAATCGTTATACTTTTGATACGACTTACGGATATTCTCCGATGCAGAAAATAAGAGGTTTTTTAGGAGTGAAATATACTTTGAAGTAA
- a CDS encoding putative quinol monooxygenase, producing MKIYLTAIITAKEEHRTEVLEVLQNMVTETVKEEANELYTLHQGIEDKNQFIFYEIWKNEEGLKLHNEQAYIKAFGNLVNEKLQEKPQIYLTEII from the coding sequence ATGAAAATCTATCTTACAGCAATCATAACAGCAAAAGAGGAACACAGAACCGAAGTTTTGGAAGTTCTTCAAAATATGGTAACAGAAACCGTGAAAGAAGAAGCCAACGAATTATATACGCTTCATCAGGGAATTGAAGATAAAAATCAATTTATTTTCTACGAAATCTGGAAAAATGAAGAAGGTTTGAAGTTACATAATGAGCAAGCCTATATTAAAGCTTTTGGAAATTTAGTTAATGAAAAATTACAGGAGAAACCTCAAATTTATTTAACTGAAATTATTTAA
- a CDS encoding DoxX family protein, which produces MADKDLKFPQLFLRLTISVTMLSAVADRFGFWGENSAWGNWENFEKYTQQLTFFLPEILSTFSAYTATFLEILFPLMLIFGFKTKIAAFGAGFLLLVFALSMSIALGIKAPLDYSVWVGSAAAFLLAIQKEYYFSIDTLIKKS; this is translated from the coding sequence ATGGCAGACAAAGATTTGAAATTCCCACAGTTATTTTTAAGGCTTACAATTTCTGTAACCATGCTTTCTGCAGTTGCCGACAGATTTGGGTTTTGGGGCGAAAATTCAGCTTGGGGAAACTGGGAAAACTTTGAAAAATATACCCAACAACTCACGTTTTTTCTTCCTGAAATTCTAAGCACATTTTCTGCTTACACCGCTACTTTTTTAGAAATACTATTTCCATTGATGCTGATTTTTGGGTTTAAAACGAAAATAGCGGCATTCGGAGCCGGATTTTTATTACTTGTCTTCGCTTTGTCAATGTCTATAGCTTTAGGAATAAAAGCCCCTTTAGACTATTCGGTTTGGGTAGGAAGTGCAGCGGCTTTTTTATTGGCGATACAAAAAGAATATTATTTTTCAATAGATACATTAATTAAAAAATCATAA